The Flavobacterium psychrophilum genome includes a region encoding these proteins:
- a CDS encoding glycosyl transferase family 1, which translates to MKVLIITYYWPPAGGPGVQRWLKFVKYLPDFGIEPVVYIPENPTYPLVDEGLLEEVNPNVTIIKQRITEPYAWASAFSKTGTKKISSGIIPHKKKQSFLQRIMLWVRGNLFIPDARVLWVKPSVNYLSKYIKEHGIETIITTGPPHSLHLIGMRLKELHDIKWIADFRDPWTTIGYHKALKLGNSAANSHKNLEEKVLNSADNVLVTSPTTKAEFQAITTKPITVITNGYDTETVARQPMDEKFTLAHIGSFLSERNPKILWEALSELIAENEQFKGKFELKLIGAVSREVLDSIEVADLSPYVNSLGYVPHAEAVMHQRKSQVLLLVEIDSEETKCIIPGKLFEYMVSERPILAIGPDGADFASIVQTTNTGIFVKYDEKEKLKNALMQWFSQYQEGNLKSNAIGLQQYSRKNLTGQLVQILKG; encoded by the coding sequence ATGAAGGTATTAATAATAACGTATTACTGGCCGCCTGCGGGAGGTCCCGGTGTGCAGCGCTGGCTGAAATTCGTTAAATACCTGCCGGATTTTGGCATTGAGCCAGTAGTTTACATTCCTGAAAATCCTACCTATCCGCTTGTGGATGAAGGCCTTTTGGAGGAAGTAAATCCTAACGTGACTATCATTAAACAGAGAATAACCGAGCCTTATGCATGGGCTTCGGCATTCTCTAAAACTGGTACGAAAAAGATAAGTTCTGGTATTATACCTCACAAGAAAAAACAGTCTTTTTTACAGCGTATAATGTTGTGGGTCAGGGGAAATTTGTTTATTCCTGATGCACGTGTACTTTGGGTAAAGCCATCGGTAAACTACCTTTCAAAGTACATAAAGGAACACGGAATTGAGACTATTATTACTACCGGACCTCCGCATAGCCTTCATCTTATTGGCATGAGGCTTAAAGAGTTACATGACATAAAATGGATAGCGGACTTCCGCGACCCGTGGACTACAATAGGCTACCATAAAGCCTTGAAGCTGGGTAATTCGGCGGCTAACAGTCATAAGAATTTAGAGGAAAAAGTATTGAATTCTGCTGATAACGTGTTGGTTACAAGTCCGACTACAAAAGCCGAATTCCAAGCCATTACGACTAAGCCTATCACTGTTATCACTAATGGGTATGATACCGAAACCGTAGCAAGACAGCCTATGGATGAGAAGTTTACACTGGCGCACATTGGCTCCTTCTTGTCGGAGCGTAATCCTAAAATATTATGGGAAGCTTTATCTGAACTTATCGCTGAAAATGAACAGTTTAAAGGTAAGTTTGAACTTAAGCTTATAGGTGCTGTTAGTCGTGAAGTGCTTGATTCTATTGAAGTTGCGGACTTATCGCCGTATGTAAACAGTTTAGGATATGTGCCGCACGCAGAAGCTGTAATGCACCAAAGAAAATCACAGGTATTGCTATTAGTGGAGATCGATTCGGAAGAAACCAAATGCATCATTCCCGGAAAATTGTTTGAATATATGGTGTCCGAGCGCCCAATTTTGGCAATTGGCCCCGACGGTGCCGATTTTGCCTCAATTGTGCAAACAACGAACACAGGGATTTTTGTGAAATACGACGAAAAAGAAAAGTTAAAAAACGCTTTGATGCAGTGGTTTAGCCAGTATCAGGAAGGTAATTTAAAGTCGAATGCAATTGGCTTACAGCAGTACTCCAGAAAGAACCTCACAGGCCAATTAGTCCAAATTTTAAAGGGTTAA
- a CDS encoding excinuclease ABC subunit A gives MIKTDFSKLEPKKNILIKGAQLHNLKNIDVAIPRNKLVVVTGLSGSGKSSLAFDTLYAEGQRRYVESLSSYARQFLGRLDKPKVEYIKGIAPAIAIEQKVNTTNARSTVGTSTEIYDYMKLLFARIGRTYSPVSGREVKKHTVTDVMNEVKSFEADSRWLLLSPVHIEKGRTLDEKLGVLLQQGFARVLVDNETMRLDELPGADLANKEVLLIVDRLVVKDEEEFFNRLADAVQTAFYEGKGELYLQDVATGNRFTFSNNFELDGITFPEPNVHLFSFNNPYGACPACEGYGSIIGIDEELVVPNTALSVFENAIYPWRGESMGWYRDQLVNSGHKFDFPVHKPYFQLSEKDRQLIWTGNKYFTGLNVFFAELEEKNYKIQNRVMLSRYRGKTKCTTCKGKRLRPETNYIKVGNHTISDLVDLPIKNLAEFFKQLELSEYDLAVAKRLLVEINNRLSFLQEVGLDYLTLNRRSSTLSGGESQRINLATSMGSSLVGSMYILDEPSIGLHPKDTERLIDVLIGLRNLGNTVIVVEHDEDIMKKADMIIDIGPEAGTYGGELVAQGTYEEILKSDSLTAKYLNGDLEISVPKKRRKFKNHIDVIGARENNLKNIDVTFPLDCLTVITGVSGSGKSTLVKKILFPALQKKLDGVGEKAGQFTELQGSYGHIKHIEYVDQNPIGRSSRSNPVTYIKAYDDIRDLFSKQKLSQVRGYQSKHFSFNVDGGRCETCKGEGEVTIEMQFMADVHLECETCNGKRFKKEILEVAFEGKNIDDILTMTIDDAVAFFGEHKQTKITTKLQPLQDVGLGYVQLGQSSSTLSGGEAQRIKLASFLVKGATKEKALFVFDEPTTGLHFHDIKKLLASFEALIDKGHSIIVIEHNLDLIKCADYIIDIGPEGGENGGHLVAFGTPEEVAKNPKSVTGEYLREKL, from the coding sequence ATGATAAAGACCGATTTTTCTAAACTAGAGCCTAAGAAAAACATACTTATAAAAGGTGCGCAGCTGCACAACCTCAAGAACATAGACGTAGCCATTCCGCGTAATAAGCTGGTGGTGGTTACCGGGCTTTCGGGTTCGGGTAAGTCGAGCCTTGCGTTCGACACCCTCTATGCCGAAGGACAGCGCCGCTATGTAGAGAGTTTATCGAGCTACGCGCGCCAGTTCCTTGGCCGTCTTGATAAGCCAAAGGTGGAATATATTAAAGGTATTGCACCTGCTATTGCTATTGAGCAGAAGGTAAATACTACCAATGCCCGTTCTACCGTAGGCACAAGCACCGAGATCTACGACTACATGAAGTTGCTTTTTGCGCGCATTGGTCGCACCTACTCGCCTGTTTCCGGACGTGAGGTGAAAAAACATACCGTTACCGATGTTATGAACGAAGTAAAATCGTTTGAAGCTGACAGTCGTTGGTTATTACTTTCGCCTGTACATATCGAAAAAGGCCGTACGTTGGACGAAAAACTAGGCGTATTATTACAACAGGGTTTTGCGCGTGTTCTGGTAGATAACGAAACCATGCGCCTTGACGAACTTCCTGGGGCTGACCTTGCCAACAAAGAAGTACTATTGATTGTTGACCGTTTGGTGGTGAAGGATGAAGAAGAGTTCTTTAACCGTCTTGCGGATGCAGTTCAGACTGCTTTTTACGAAGGTAAAGGCGAATTGTACCTTCAGGATGTTGCAACGGGTAACCGATTTACTTTCAGTAATAATTTTGAACTGGATGGTATTACCTTCCCAGAACCAAATGTACACCTTTTTAGCTTTAACAACCCTTATGGGGCGTGCCCTGCCTGCGAAGGTTATGGCAGCATCATAGGGATTGATGAAGAACTGGTTGTACCTAACACAGCGCTTTCTGTGTTTGAAAACGCTATTTATCCGTGGCGTGGCGAAAGCATGGGCTGGTACCGCGACCAGTTGGTAAACAGCGGACATAAATTCGACTTCCCCGTACATAAACCGTATTTCCAGCTTTCGGAAAAAGACAGGCAGTTGATCTGGACAGGTAATAAATACTTTACCGGGCTTAACGTCTTTTTTGCTGAACTGGAAGAGAAAAACTATAAAATTCAGAACCGTGTAATGCTTTCACGCTATCGCGGAAAAACCAAGTGTACTACATGTAAAGGCAAGCGACTTAGGCCTGAAACCAATTACATAAAAGTTGGCAATCATACGATATCTGACCTTGTTGACCTCCCTATCAAAAACCTGGCGGAGTTCTTTAAACAGCTGGAACTGTCGGAATACGACCTTGCCGTTGCAAAACGCCTATTGGTAGAAATCAATAACCGCCTTAGCTTCCTTCAGGAAGTAGGGCTTGATTACCTTACGCTTAACCGTCGCTCGTCGACACTTTCAGGTGGTGAGTCGCAGCGTATTAACCTGGCTACATCTATGGGCAGCAGCCTTGTAGGGTCGATGTACATTCTTGACGAACCGAGTATCGGGCTTCACCCTAAAGATACCGAAAGGCTTATTGATGTGCTTATCGGGCTTCGAAACCTTGGTAACACCGTTATTGTGGTAGAGCACGACGAAGACATCATGAAAAAAGCCGACATGATCATTGACATTGGTCCCGAAGCGGGTACCTATGGTGGTGAGCTTGTAGCACAGGGTACGTATGAGGAGATCCTAAAATCAGACTCGCTTACCGCTAAATACCTTAATGGTGACCTTGAGATCAGCGTTCCTAAAAAACGCCGTAAGTTCAAGAACCACATTGACGTTATAGGTGCACGCGAAAACAACCTTAAAAACATAGATGTTACTTTTCCGTTAGACTGCCTTACCGTGATTACGGGTGTTTCGGGCAGTGGTAAGAGTACATTGGTTAAGAAAATATTATTCCCTGCCCTACAGAAAAAACTGGATGGCGTGGGCGAAAAAGCAGGACAGTTTACCGAACTGCAAGGCAGCTACGGACACATTAAACATATTGAATACGTAGACCAGAATCCTATTGGGCGTAGTTCGCGTTCTAATCCTGTTACCTATATTAAAGCATACGATGATATCCGTGACTTGTTCTCGAAACAGAAACTTTCTCAGGTACGTGGTTACCAGAGCAAGCACTTCTCGTTTAACGTAGATGGCGGACGCTGCGAAACCTGTAAAGGTGAAGGCGAAGTAACTATCGAGATGCAGTTTATGGCCGATGTTCACCTGGAGTGCGAAACCTGCAACGGTAAACGCTTTAAAAAAGAGATACTTGAAGTAGCTTTTGAAGGCAAGAACATCGACGATATCCTTACCATGACCATTGATGATGCTGTGGCGTTCTTTGGCGAGCACAAGCAGACTAAAATCACCACCAAATTACAGCCGCTACAGGATGTAGGTTTAGGATATGTGCAATTGGGTCAGTCGTCTTCTACCCTTTCAGGTGGTGAGGCGCAACGTATAAAACTGGCATCGTTCCTTGTTAAAGGCGCAACCAAAGAAAAAGCCTTATTTGTGTTTGATGAACCTACAACGGGTCTGCATTTCCACGATATCAAAAAGCTTTTGGCTTCGTTTGAGGCACTTATCGATAAAGGACATTCTATTATTGTTATTGAGCATAACCTTGACCTTATAAAATGTGCTGACTACATTATAGACATTGGGCCTGAAGGCGGAGAAAACGGCGGTCATTTAGTGGCTTTCGGTACACCGGAGGAAGTAGCTAAGAATCCTAAATCGGTTACCGGGGAATACCTTCGCGAAAAGCTGTAA
- a CDS encoding glyoxalase: MNHNAKSIRPFIGAKDFETSRSFYRDLGFEETVLSADMSVFKSGDFAFYLQKAYVKDWIDNTMVFMEVDDAERFWNELTALNLTEKYDTVKLVPVRTLDWGKECFVHDPSGVLWHFGAFYTS; encoded by the coding sequence ATGAACCATAACGCTAAATCAATACGCCCGTTTATCGGTGCCAAAGACTTCGAAACATCACGCAGCTTTTACCGCGACCTTGGCTTTGAGGAAACTGTTTTATCTGCGGATATGTCGGTTTTCAAATCGGGCGACTTCGCCTTCTACCTTCAGAAAGCTTATGTAAAAGACTGGATAGACAATACTATGGTTTTTATGGAAGTTGATGACGCCGAACGTTTCTGGAATGAGCTTACAGCTTTAAATCTTACCGAAAAATATGACACAGTAAAACTCGTTCCTGTCCGCACACTTGATTGGGGCAAAGAATGTTTTGTACACGATCCGTCTGGTGTATTGTGGCATTTCGGGGCTTTTTACACTTCTTAG